The Priestia koreensis genomic interval ATACCGTCCATTTCTGGCATCGTAATATCCATTGTTACAAGATCCGGGTTGTGCTCTTGATACTTTTCAATCGCCTGTGCACCGTCTGCTGCTTCAGCTACTACTTCGTAACCGTTTTTCGTTAAAATGTCTTTAATCATCATGCGCATAAATGCCGCATCGTCAACAACTAATATACGTTTTGACATGTTGAATTCCCCCTATAACTAGCGTAGTTTATTAATTCGCTCACGGCGACTGACAATATCCGTTACACGAACACCAAAATTCTCTTCAATGACCACTACTTCACCTTTTGCAATTAGCTTGTTGTTAATTAATATATCAACAGGTTCCCCCGCTAATTTATCCAATTCAATAATTGAACCTGGCGCTAGCTCTAAAATTTCTTGAATGGTCTTTTTCGTTCGCCCAAGCTCTACCGTCACCTGAAGCGGAATATCGAGCAACATATCCAAATTACGTGATTCTTTTTCTGGTAGATTCATCGTTGGTTCAAAAGATGAAAATGTTGCAGCGCTAACGTCACGAGGTGGAGCTTTTGGTTTTTCTTGATAGGAGGTTACTGGTGCCGAAACCGGCGCATGCGCATCATACGATTCACTCATTGCAGATACGTAAGCTTCAGGCTCTGTTTTTTGGCTATTGCTAGTCGAACTGGAACTTTCTGCTGTATTATTATAACTAGATTCGACAGAATTTTCATCATTATTTAACAAATCTTTTGTGAGACTTTTCGCAAATGGAAGCGAAAAAAGTTGCATAATTGACGAATCAATCAGCTCACCAACTCGTAGTCGAAACGATATTCGAACTAAAATATCGTCCTGCGGAATGATATGAGCTCCTTCGCCTTCTAATAAATTAAGCAAATCTAAATTGGGCGGCGAAATATCAATTTTCTTTTGAAAGATGGATGACATCGACGTTGCTGCTGATCCCATCATTTGGTTCATCGCCTCTTGCACGGCACTAATTTGAATCTCGTTTAGTTCCATTGCTGCCGCAAGACCGTTGCCTCCAAGCATTAAATCAGCGATAATGGCTGCATCGCTTTGCTTAATAACAAGAAGGTTTGATCCAGCGAAACCTTCCGTATACTGAACCTCAACAGCTACATATGGTTTTGGAAACTCTTCTGCTAATCTCGTACGCATGATTAAGTCAACACTTGGCGTCGTAATCTCGACCTTTTGATTAAGCAATGCCGATAGAGCTGTAGCAGAGCTACCAAAGGAGATGTTTCCAATTTCACCTAACGTATCAAGTTCCATATCGGAGAAATATTCGTTCACATTTACCTCTTCTCCACTACTGCTTTTAGAGCTATCATCGTTTGCCGACCCGTTTAACAACGCGTCTATTTCATCCTGTGTTAACATGTTATCCTCACTCATCGTCTGATTCCCCCTTTCTCCATTCTTCTATTACTTGTACGGCTAATTTTTTCCCCTTCATTCCTGGTTGCCCCATAAACTTAGGTGTCTCCCCTACTTTAATCGTTAACGGTTTTTGAATATCTTGATTTAGCGCAATCACATCTCCTACGTCAAGCTGCAGGAAATCGTCAATTGAAATATCCGTTTTCCCTAGCTCCGCTACTAGAGGGAGCGTTGCGAAACGAATTTTCTTTTCAAGCGTAGCCATTTCCTCAGAAGTTGGTTCTTTTTTGGCCGACTGCATCCAATAATGAACAGATAATTTCGGAATAATTGGCTCTAGGACGACATGCGGAATACAAATATTGATCATTCCTGACACATCACCAATCTGAACGTTTAACGTAATCACCACGACCGTCTCATTCGGTGAGATGACTTGTAAAAATTGAGGGTTAATTTCAAGATCAGATAAGATGGGATCAATGCTAGCAATCTCTTCCCATGCTTCTTGAAAGCTATCAATGGCTTTATCAAAGAGATTCGTTAGCAATCTCGTTTCAATTTCCGTTAAGCTACTCACATTCGCACCTGATTCTCCCTGCCCACCTAAAATGCGATCGAGCATTGCATAAGCAATACTTGGATTGACTTCCATGATAATCTTTCCATCAAGTGGTGGCACATCAATAACGTTTAAAATCGTCATTTTCGGAACGGAGCGAATAAATTCCTCGTAAGGAAGCTGATCCGTTGTCGCAACAGACATTTGAATATATGTCCGTAGCTGAGCAGACAGATACGTTGTTAACAGTCGTCCAAAATGCTCATGAATACGCGTTAAGCTTCGAAGCTGATCTTTGGAAAAGCGGAGGGCCCTCTTAAAATCGTACACTCGAACCTTTTTTTGCGCCTCTTCGCTTTTTAACTGTTCTGCGTTCATTTCACCGGT includes:
- the fliY gene encoding flagellar motor switch phosphatase FliY codes for the protein MSEDNMLTQDEIDALLNGSANDDSSKSSSGEEVNVNEYFSDMELDTLGEIGNISFGSSATALSALLNQKVEITTPSVDLIMRTRLAEEFPKPYVAVEVQYTEGFAGSNLLVIKQSDAAIIADLMLGGNGLAAAMELNEIQISAVQEAMNQMMGSAATSMSSIFQKKIDISPPNLDLLNLLEGEGAHIIPQDDILVRISFRLRVGELIDSSIMQLFSLPFAKSLTKDLLNNDENSVESSYNNTAESSSSTSNSQKTEPEAYVSAMSESYDAHAPVSAPVTSYQEKPKAPPRDVSAATFSSFEPTMNLPEKESRNLDMLLDIPLQVTVELGRTKKTIQEILELAPGSIIELDKLAGEPVDILINNKLIAKGEVVVIEENFGVRVTDIVSRRERINKLR
- the fliM gene encoding flagellar motor switch protein FliM: MAGDVLSQNEIDALLSALSTGEMNAEQLKSEEAQKKVRVYDFKRALRFSKDQLRSLTRIHEHFGRLLTTYLSAQLRTYIQMSVATTDQLPYEEFIRSVPKMTILNVIDVPPLDGKIIMEVNPSIAYAMLDRILGGQGESGANVSSLTEIETRLLTNLFDKAIDSFQEAWEEIASIDPILSDLEINPQFLQVISPNETVVVITLNVQIGDVSGMINICIPHVVLEPIIPKLSVHYWMQSAKKEPTSEEMATLEKKIRFATLPLVAELGKTDISIDDFLQLDVGDVIALNQDIQKPLTIKVGETPKFMGQPGMKGKKLAVQVIEEWRKGESDDE
- a CDS encoding response regulator yields the protein MSKRILVVDDAAFMRMMIKDILTKNGYEVVAEAADGAQAIEKYQEHNPDLVTMDITMPEMDGITALKEIKKMNPNAKIIMCSAMGQQAMVIDAIQAGAKDFIVKPFQADRVLEAIGKTLS